The segment GACGGAGAAGCTGAAGGCCAAGGGGCTTCTGGTCGAAGACTAATTGTCTCGCTGGGGCCGGTCACCGAATGCGGTGGCCGGCCTTTTGCGCGCCCGTTTCCGGGCGCGCAAAAGGCGCCTTGCCGGGGGCAGGGCGCCTTGAGTCGTGCGAGGGGTTTGAGGAAACCCCGAGTCAGTCCAGTCCGGGGTGTCCTGACCGTGCGTCGACCAGGTACCACTCGATGCTGTGTCCCGCGTGGGCCGGCATGAGGCTTCCTTCGAAGACGAAGAGGGGTTCGCCCACGCCGCCCACTGGCCGCCAGAAACCGTTCCTTGGGCAGTGGAATCCGGTCCGTGCACTGATGGCTCCGAGGGTTGGATTCGAAGCCCACCCGGTCTGGCTGATCTTTTTCACCGCTGTTCCTTTGATTGGGTTCACGGAATCCGCGAGCCGCTTTCGAATTACTTGCTAATTCGATAATAGGAAATTAAAACGCCCGTGAATAAGACCAAAGATGTCTGTCCGGATAAGGCAATGTTATGGATGGATCAAGCCTCGGGTGTATCGGCCGCGTACTTGCTGATCAACTGTTGCTGGAGCATCTCCTTGACCAGGATGAGCACGGCGGAGGCGGCCTCGGACAGCGGCTCATGGTCAGGGGTGCACAGGGCAATCTTGCTCTGCAGGGCCGGTTCGACGATCCGCAATACCTTGAAGTTCTCATCAGGGAAGAGCGCATCAGCGGCGGACTTAGGAAGGACGGTGGCCCCGAGGTTTGCGCGGATGAGCCGAACAAGCGACGGAACCGATTCCACTTCGCCTACGAGCCGGAGGGGCAACCCCTGCTCGGCCAGTCCCTTCTCGATGATCTGGCGCAGGGTGTGGTTCTTTTCGGGGAGGAATAGTCCAAGGCCGCTGGCTTCTTCGAGGGTGACCGTTGTTCGACCCTGGGCCACGTCGACGTCTTCGTGGGTCACCAAGTGCAGGTCTTCCACAATCATGGTGGTGAACTGCACTCCACGGATCTTCCCCGGCTCATAGATCAGGGCCATGTCGAGGCGGCCGTTCTTGATTGCCTCGCTCAGCACGCCGCCGAAGATTTCCGTCAGGTGCACCACAATGTCCGGGTATCGCCGGCCAACCTCGCGGATGATCTGCGGCGTCAGGCTCGAGGCCATGCTGTACGGGGCGATGGCAATGGACACCCTGCCCGACGGCGCGGCCCCGGATGTCGCTACGTCCTGCCGTGCTTGTTCGACGAGTCGCAGGATGGTCTGGGCGTGGCGATAGAGGGTGTGCCCCGCGGCGGTCGGCTCGACTCCTTGCTTACTGCGGATCAGCAGGCGTTGCTTCAAATCGCTTTCCAGCGCCGACACCTGCTGGCTGAGGGCAGGTTGCGCGACGTGGAGCGCGGCGGCGGCCTTGGTGATGCTCCCCGAATCAACGATCTTGACAAAGTATGAGAGCTTCCGCGTGTCCATGGGTCTGCCTTCCTCCAGGCCCTCATCGGGGCCTGGATACCATAAGGAAATTCTATGTAGGGACACACAATCCGTCTTTGTGTGACCTGTCTCTCAACGACTAATTTGAGATCCACATCCCCATGGTGGCGTTTCCCAATCATTACTGACAGTTCGTTGACTCCCCATCAACCGAATTGTCCCGATACCCAAATATAGACGCATTCGGTGACCTGCCGTCGTCAACCTTCAACAAGGAGGACGACGACGGCGGTTCGGCGGCATGCGGTCCCTGCCAGCAGCATGTGTGCCGTAGGTCATAACCGAGAGCTATCCCGTGATAGCGAATAGGTCTTTGTGCCCGAAGTTCGTCGGTGCGAGACTTCTATCACCAAAGAATTACCGACAGTTCCTCTGATTGACGAATTTTAGCCAAACACTTTCAATCGAACAGGCAACTGAATTCTTCCGATATTCCAGCCGTTCGTATGGAATTCCGGACCCCAATGCAGAACCACGGAAAGAGAACCACGTGAACCCGACAATTGATCTTGTAGCGGATCTTGGAGAGGGATTCGGTGCCTACACCATAGGCAGCGACTCCGATCTTCTGGAGATCGTTTCAAGCGCCAATATCGCTTGCGGGTTCCACGCGGGCGATCCCGACATCATGGACGCCACCGTTGCTGAATGTGTTCGCCGCGGGGTGGGCATTGGGGCCCATCCCAGCTTCCCTGACCTGCGTGGTTTCGGCCGCCGGGACATGGGCCTGACAGCCAACGAGGTACGTGCGGACGTGCTGTACCAGTTGGGAGCCCTGAACGGCTTCGCTGCCTTCCACGGAACCAAAGTGACCCACATTGCGCCGCACGGCCGGCTGGGGAATCTCGTGGCTGTCCGTGCGGACTACGCTGAGGCCGTGGCTGAGGCCGCCGCCCGCGTGGACAACGAACTCATCGTGGTAGCGCAGGAGGGCGAGTTGGGCAACGCGGCACGTTCCGCCGGCCTGGACGTGGCCATTGTTGGCATCGTCGACCGCGCATACCAGGAAGACGGCACGCTGGTTCCGCGCAGCGAGCCCGGCGCGGTACTGCACGATCCCTCGGCCATTGTCGAGCGAACGGTCCGCATGGTGTGCGAGGGCAAGATCCGATGCGCCAACGGCACTGACATCGACATCTCCACGGACACCGTCCTGCTTCACGGAGACAACCCCGGCGCTGTCGAACTCGCCCGGCTCATCCGTTCGGAGCTCATCTCGGCCGGCGTTCGTATCGCCCCGTTGGCAGAGGTCATGGATGCCAAGAGGAAGGCGGCCTGACATGTCCGTTCTCACTGCGGCTCCCACCGAGATCTATGAATCCGGAGACTCCGCATTGCGCGTTGTCGCCCTTGCTGAAGCAAGCGAGGACAACTGGCTCACAGTCCACCGTCTAGCAGACTGGCTGGAGAGCTGTGGCGCCGAGGGCCTTCACGGCGCGGTACCCACCTACGATTCCGTGTTGGTGGAATTCGACCCCGTCCTCGTGTCGGCCCGTCAGGTGCGCGCGTTCGTCAAGCTGGGACTCCTCGAAATGGGCCGTTCCGCCGGCGCCGCCACGGCACCCCGTGAGTTTGACGTCCCGGTGGTCTACGGCGGCGACTTCGGTCCCGACCTGGAGCGGGTAGCCGAATACCAGGGCATCTCCACCGAGGAAGTCATCCGCCTCCACACCGAAAAGACCTACACCGTTCGCTGCCTGGGTGCACCGGCTGGCTCGCCCATGATGGACGGCCCCGCGTTCTCCAAGCCCGTACCGCGTCTCAAGGATCCCCGGCTTAGCGTCCCGGCAGGGGCCGTGGCCGTGGCAGGACGCCAAGCCGTCATCGCTCCCGCGTCCGCGCCGGGTGGTTGGTGCGTTATCGGTCAGACCCCTTTGACCGTCCTGAACATTCGTCGTGAACCACTGGTCCCTTACAAGCCAGGAGACATTCTCCGGTTCCGTCCTATCGAGGCCGCAGAATTCGACTCGTACGTCGGTATGGAATTGGAACCAAGGCCATGAACGGGCACATCCTCATCCAGCAACCGGGAAACTCCGTGGTCACAGACCTTGGCCGTTTCCGCGGACCGCGCTTTGGACTGCCGGTCAACGGCGCCCTGGACCAGTATTCGGCCCGGACTGCCAACATCCTGGCTGGCAACCTGGACAACGATCCCCTGGTGGAGATCACGGCCCTCGACTTCAGGATGAAGGCCGACTCCGACATCCTGATCGCAGTTACGGGCGCTCCGCTGGCGCTCACCGTCGGTGGGCGTCCGTGCAGCCAGTGGGAACCGGTTTCGGTCCGTGCGGGCGAGACGGTGGCCATCCGGGGAATCAACCGGGGCCTCCGTGCCTACCTGGCCGTCCACGGCTCCGTGGAGGCGCCAACGCTGCTGGGTAGTTGTGCCCCGGACACCGTTGTGGGCTTCGGCCTGCAACTCAAGGAAGGAACCACACTCCCGACCCGCCGCAGCGTGGGCCCTGTTCGCCAACCGTACTTCGACCTTCCGCTCTTCCGCCTTGGCCTTGAACGGCCGAACATGGGTCAGGAACTGATGGTCGATGTGACCGACGGTCCGGATGTCGCCGAGTTTGGCGATTCCGCCGAATTGCTCTTCACGTCGGAATACGCCGTGAGTGGCCGGAGCAACCACATCGGCCTCAGGCTCGGCGGCCAACTTCCGGAAAGAACCTCAAGCGGTGAAGTGCTGTCGCGCGGGGTCCCGGTGGGCGCCGTCGAAGTTCCCTCACGGGAAGAACTGCTGGTACTGCATCGGGGACGCGGCGTCACCGCCGGATATCCGGTCCTCGCTGTGGTCACCAGTAATGGCCTGGATGTCCTTGCCCAAGCCCGCCCGGGCGACAAGGTCCACTTCAGGAAAACAACGGTGGCGGAGGCAACTTCCGCCCACCGGCGCTCGCGGGCGCAACTTGAAACCCTCCGCGAATCCGTCAACACAGTCTTCGGACTCCTTGGCATTGGATGCCGACCCCAGTGGCAGGACCTCCCGGTTGCGGCATGCAGCTAAAAACCTGTCGTCAAAACCAATAGGCGTTGCTACGCTCAACATCAAGAAGGAAATGTCATGACCGCTAACACCAACGCTGCACAAGTGCAGCATGAACGGCTCACAGGCCGTCAAACGCGCAAGGTTGTCACCGCAGGCTGCGTTGGCATCTTCGTGGAACTCTATGACAACGGCATCTTCGCGTTTATGGCCGGAACACTTGCCTTGGTGTTCCTTGCCCCGGGCAACCCGGACAACGCCTTGTTGTTCGTGTTCGCCGGCTACGCAGTGTCGTTCTTCGTCCGGCCCCTTGGCGCAGTTGTTTGTGGCTACTTGGGTGACCGGATCGGCAGGCAAAAGCTACTGGTCTTCGTCATTCTGCTGATCAGCGTCGCCACTGCCGGTATCGGAATCCTGCCCACGTACGCGGCTATCGGCATCGCGGCGCCCATACTGCTCGTCCTCCTGCGGCTCCTGCAGGGCTTCTCGGTTGGCGGCGAGGCCGCCGGCGCTATGACCTTCCTCGCTGAACACGCCCCCGAAGGCAAGCGCGGCATCATCACCTCCTACGCACAGATCGCTTCGTTCGCAGCCCTGCTCACCGGCACCCTCGTGGCGTTCTCCATGTCTCCTTGGCTCACCCAGGCCGCGATCGACGGCGGTGGCTTCGGCTCCTTCGCATGGCGGATTCCTTTCCTGGTCGCCATTCCCATGGGCGTCATCGGTTGGTACATCCGCAAGGCCATCGCGGACACCCCCAACTTCACAAAGCTCAAGGAAGAGGGCGGTCTCTCCAAGAACCCGCTCAAGGAGGCCTTCCAGTCCGCTGAGCACCGCCGTGCCATGGTTCTGGCCCTCTTCATCCCGCTCATGAACGGCTCCGGCTACTACGTCCTGTTCTCCTACATGCCTACGTTCCTCAAGGGGAAGCAGCTCAACTTCACCATCGGCGAGGCACTGTTCATTACCGCCTGCAGCCTGGTTGTCATCTGCATCGCCATTCCTTTCATGGGTGCCCTGTCCGACCGCATCGGCCGCAAGAAGGTCATCGCCGGCTCCGCTATCGCCATGACCATCCTGGGCATCCCGTCCTACTCCCTCATCGCAACGGGAAACATGGGCCTGGCCATCCTTGGCGCCTCGATCATGGCCGTTGTCTTCGCCGGCCACACGGCCGTCATCCACATCCTGATCGTTGAGCTGTTCCCCACCCGGGTTCGGTACTCCGCCTACGGTCTCGGCTACAACATCTCCTCCGCGCTCTTCGGCGGAACGGCCCCGTTGCTGATGACCTGGCTCATCAGCAGCACCGGCAACATCTACATGCCCGCCTTCTACGCAGTCATCACGGCCCTCGGCACGCTTGCAGCCGTGAGCACGGTCAAGGACCGGGCCCACGAACCCCTGCGCGACGCTTAAGCGCCGCTGACCTCGGGCACAGTTCGTGCCTTCCATTTCCACTCTTTGGAGAACCGATGTCTTTTTCCGACTACAACACCGCCCTCGTCACCGGAGCGTCAACCGGTATGGGTGCCGCGATCACGGAGCGCCTGGCCAAAAGAGGCCTGACCGTTCACGCCGTGGCGCGCAACGAGGAACGCCTCAGCGAACTGGCCGATCGTACGGGTGCTATCCCGCAGGTAGTTGACCTGACCGACACAGCGGCCCTGACCGCCGTCGTGAGCGAACTGAAAGTCGACGTCCTGGTCAACTGCGCCGGAGTTTCCCGGCCCGGCAACCTCCTGGACTCGTCCGAGCAGGACATCGACGAGCTCATCGACGTCAACCTTCGCGGCCTGCTTCAGCTCACGCGGCTGGTCCTCCCGGGCATGGTGGAGCGCGATCTCGGCCACATCATCAACATCAGCTCGATCGCAGGCGTCTACAACTTCTACGGCCACACGGTGTACCACGCCACGAAGGCAGCCGTGCACCAGATCTCCCGGCAACTAAGGAATGACACGGTCGGCAAGCGCATCCGCGTGACCGAGATCTGCCCCGGCCGGGTGGAAACCGAGATCTTCGGCCGGAACATGGGCGGCACGCCTGAAGCCATGGAAGAAGCGTGGAAGACCTACTACGAAGGCTACGAGTCGCTGACCACTGACGACATCGTCAACGCCCTCGACTACGCCATCGAAACCCCTCGCCACGTCAATGTGGGCATGCTGGAACTCATGCCGACGTTCCAGGTCCCCGGCGGTCTCACCTTCGACAGGCGCTGACCGCAACAAGCTGGCGGCCGCGAATTTCGCGGCCGCCAGCACCCGTTTCCGGGGGAAAGGCTTTTGGACTGGGCCGCCGCTTTAGGGGGCCTGCCGCTTGAGGAGGGCCCGACGTCGGGCGCTTAGTCCTCGTGGAGCGCTTGCGTTAAGTGGTGCGTGGGGATGCGGTCGCGGTCATAGGTGATTTCCGTGTAGCCGTGCGGTTCCGGCCGGCCGTCGTGCCCGAGGTTGACGAACACGATTTCCTCGATGGTCAGGATGCTGTCGCGGGTGATCATGTTGCGCACCTCCGCGCGCATGGTCAGCGACGTCCGGCCGAAGCGGACTGCGGTCAGGCCCATCTCCACGAGATCGCCCTGGACGGCCGAGCTGACGAAGTTGATTTCGGAGATGTACTTGGTGACGGCACGGCCATTTCCAAGTTGGAGGATTGCGTAGATTGCCGCTTCCTCGTCGATCCATTTCAGCAGGCTTCCACCGAACAGCGTGCCGTTGGCGTTGAGGTCCTCCGGGCGTATCCACTTGCGGGTCCGGAATGTGATGTCGGCCTTTTCCATAATGCGAGATTAGCCGAGCCCGGGCGCCCGCGTCTCATGCGACGTGCCATGCTCGGCGCGACTCCGTAACATGGATACGGTGCACCCGGTTCAGGGCACAACACGACACGCCGATTCGCGCACCATGCGGCACACCGGGAACGCGCTGGAGGAACACCATGAATCTCGACAAAACCGACCACAGCGCCGGGCTGAGCGCCCGGTCTTCTGACGTGGACCACTGACCATGCCGCCGTTGGACGCCGTGTTGGGCGCCTGGTCAATGAACTGGCCCGCCCTGGTCATTCTTATTGCCGCAGTCGTCCTGTATTCAAAGGGCCTGATTGCCGCTAAACGCCGGGATATCCGCTGGCCCTTGTGGAACTCGTTTGCCTTCTTCTTCCTTGGCCTGGGCAGTTTCGCGGCCCTCAGCTTTGGATTCCCGGGAACCTACAGCCACGATCTGCGGTGGGCATTCACCCTCAAAGTGACGTCTTATCTGTTTGTGGTCCCGCTGTTGATTGGCCTGGGCAAGCCGCTAACACTTGCAAGGCAGACCCTTGGCCCCGTGGGCGCGGCGAGGGTGGAAGCGGTCCTCGGGCATCGGCTCGTTCGGATGCTCAGCAACACGCTCGTGGCGGCGCTTCTGGGGCTCGCCATGTTCACGGTGTTCCTGACCCCGTTCTTCTACGTGCTCCGGACCAACCCCGCCGCCGACGTCATCCTGACTTTGCTGGTGCCCGTCATGGGACTCCTCATGACCGTACCGATCATGGAAGACGGCGCGGGACGCACCTCATCGCTCATCGTGGTCGAATTCATCTTTGTATTTATCGAGCTGCTCGCCGATGCGGTGCCTGGGGTCCTGATGCGGCTCAGCCCCGGAATTCTCGACGGCGCCACGTCAGTCTTGGGCAATCAGCCAGGCTGGTTCCCCTCGCCGCTGCGGGACCAGCAACTCGCGGGAGACCTGATGTGGTTCCTCGCGGAGATCGTGGATCTTCCCCTCATCATCCTGATGTTCGTCCGGTTCTCCCGGAGCGACAAGCATGAGGCCAAGAGCTTCGACGACCTGAGTGATGAAGAAATTGAAGCCCTGAATCGGGCACATCTGGGGCAGGGCGGACGCAGCCTGGATTGATCCGAAGGGCGGCCGCGGACGGAGGGCGGCCGTGGCCGGTGGCCGCCGCTCCCTAGGCCATAGCCGTGTGCGAGGCGCTGTGCGAATCGATCGGCTTGGCGTAGCACTGCGAGTGGCTGACACCAATGTAGGGACCGAAGTTGGGCACTGCGGCGAAGCCGGCGCTCTCGTAGAAGCTGCGGCCGTCCGATTGGGCCGACCCCGCTTCCGCTGTGATCATGCTGAAACCGTGGGCATGTGCCTGCGCTTCCAGCGCGGCAAGGATGGAGCTGGCCACTCCTGAGCCCCTCGCGTAAGGGACGACGTATAGACGCTTGATTTCCGCGGTTTCGGCATCCAGAATCCTTAGCCCTCCGCAACCCAGGGGCTGGCCGGAGCACTTTTCGTAGGCCACGACGAAAACGGCAGTATCAGCTTCCGATGGCGCGGGTCCGGGCTCGTGGTCTGAGTTGCCGAAACGCGCGTCCAG is part of the Arthrobacter ramosus genome and harbors:
- a CDS encoding LysR substrate-binding domain-containing protein, with protein sequence MDTRKLSYFVKIVDSGSITKAAAALHVAQPALSQQVSALESDLKQRLLIRSKQGVEPTAAGHTLYRHAQTILRLVEQARQDVATSGAAPSGRVSIAIAPYSMASSLTPQIIREVGRRYPDIVVHLTEIFGGVLSEAIKNGRLDMALIYEPGKIRGVQFTTMIVEDLHLVTHEDVDVAQGRTTVTLEEASGLGLFLPEKNHTLRQIIEKGLAEQGLPLRLVGEVESVPSLVRLIRANLGATVLPKSAADALFPDENFKVLRIVEPALQSKIALCTPDHEPLSEAASAVLILVKEMLQQQLISKYAADTPEA
- a CDS encoding LamB/YcsF family protein yields the protein MNPTIDLVADLGEGFGAYTIGSDSDLLEIVSSANIACGFHAGDPDIMDATVAECVRRGVGIGAHPSFPDLRGFGRRDMGLTANEVRADVLYQLGALNGFAAFHGTKVTHIAPHGRLGNLVAVRADYAEAVAEAAARVDNELIVVAQEGELGNAARSAGLDVAIVGIVDRAYQEDGTLVPRSEPGAVLHDPSAIVERTVRMVCEGKIRCANGTDIDISTDTVLLHGDNPGAVELARLIRSELISAGVRIAPLAEVMDAKRKAA
- a CDS encoding 5-oxoprolinase subunit B family protein, yielding MSVLTAAPTEIYESGDSALRVVALAEASEDNWLTVHRLADWLESCGAEGLHGAVPTYDSVLVEFDPVLVSARQVRAFVKLGLLEMGRSAGAATAPREFDVPVVYGGDFGPDLERVAEYQGISTEEVIRLHTEKTYTVRCLGAPAGSPMMDGPAFSKPVPRLKDPRLSVPAGAVAVAGRQAVIAPASAPGGWCVIGQTPLTVLNIRREPLVPYKPGDILRFRPIEAAEFDSYVGMELEPRP
- a CDS encoding biotin-dependent carboxyltransferase family protein, whose protein sequence is MNGHILIQQPGNSVVTDLGRFRGPRFGLPVNGALDQYSARTANILAGNLDNDPLVEITALDFRMKADSDILIAVTGAPLALTVGGRPCSQWEPVSVRAGETVAIRGINRGLRAYLAVHGSVEAPTLLGSCAPDTVVGFGLQLKEGTTLPTRRSVGPVRQPYFDLPLFRLGLERPNMGQELMVDVTDGPDVAEFGDSAELLFTSEYAVSGRSNHIGLRLGGQLPERTSSGEVLSRGVPVGAVEVPSREELLVLHRGRGVTAGYPVLAVVTSNGLDVLAQARPGDKVHFRKTTVAEATSAHRRSRAQLETLRESVNTVFGLLGIGCRPQWQDLPVAACS
- a CDS encoding MFS transporter, which encodes MTANTNAAQVQHERLTGRQTRKVVTAGCVGIFVELYDNGIFAFMAGTLALVFLAPGNPDNALLFVFAGYAVSFFVRPLGAVVCGYLGDRIGRQKLLVFVILLISVATAGIGILPTYAAIGIAAPILLVLLRLLQGFSVGGEAAGAMTFLAEHAPEGKRGIITSYAQIASFAALLTGTLVAFSMSPWLTQAAIDGGGFGSFAWRIPFLVAIPMGVIGWYIRKAIADTPNFTKLKEEGGLSKNPLKEAFQSAEHRRAMVLALFIPLMNGSGYYVLFSYMPTFLKGKQLNFTIGEALFITACSLVVICIAIPFMGALSDRIGRKKVIAGSAIAMTILGIPSYSLIATGNMGLAILGASIMAVVFAGHTAVIHILIVELFPTRVRYSAYGLGYNISSALFGGTAPLLMTWLISSTGNIYMPAFYAVITALGTLAAVSTVKDRAHEPLRDA
- a CDS encoding SDR family oxidoreductase, yielding MSFSDYNTALVTGASTGMGAAITERLAKRGLTVHAVARNEERLSELADRTGAIPQVVDLTDTAALTAVVSELKVDVLVNCAGVSRPGNLLDSSEQDIDELIDVNLRGLLQLTRLVLPGMVERDLGHIINISSIAGVYNFYGHTVYHATKAAVHQISRQLRNDTVGKRIRVTEICPGRVETEIFGRNMGGTPEAMEEAWKTYYEGYESLTTDDIVNALDYAIETPRHVNVGMLELMPTFQVPGGLTFDRR
- a CDS encoding acyl-CoA thioesterase produces the protein MEKADITFRTRKWIRPEDLNANGTLFGGSLLKWIDEEAAIYAILQLGNGRAVTKYISEINFVSSAVQGDLVEMGLTAVRFGRTSLTMRAEVRNMITRDSILTIEEIVFVNLGHDGRPEPHGYTEITYDRDRIPTHHLTQALHED
- a CDS encoding cytochrome c oxidase assembly protein, yielding MNWPALVILIAAVVLYSKGLIAAKRRDIRWPLWNSFAFFFLGLGSFAALSFGFPGTYSHDLRWAFTLKVTSYLFVVPLLIGLGKPLTLARQTLGPVGAARVEAVLGHRLVRMLSNTLVAALLGLAMFTVFLTPFFYVLRTNPAADVILTLLVPVMGLLMTVPIMEDGAGRTSSLIVVEFIFVFIELLADAVPGVLMRLSPGILDGATSVLGNQPGWFPSPLRDQQLAGDLMWFLAEIVDLPLIILMFVRFSRSDKHEAKSFDDLSDEEIEALNRAHLGQGGRSLD
- a CDS encoding GNAT family N-acetyltransferase, with translation MQTNPRLNIRQVTWANPVGADLRAAQQAELDARFGNSDHEPGPAPSEADTAVFVVAYEKCSGQPLGCGGLRILDAETAEIKRLYVVPYARGSGVASSILAALEAQAHAHGFSMITAEAGSAQSDGRSFYESAGFAAVPNFGPYIGVSHSQCYAKPIDSHSASHTAMA